One window from the genome of Schistocerca piceifrons isolate TAMUIC-IGC-003096 chromosome 1, iqSchPice1.1, whole genome shotgun sequence encodes:
- the LOC124786739 gene encoding vitelline membrane protein Vm26Ab-like has product MSVLQIAVLACAVAVASAGFYPSAAVALTAASLQQQQQQSQLQQQQQQRALAAGGGGAASGGGGAPGQTLTYYTAGPVTYQPAGPPAAIAYHPAAPLAYAAPAAAVAVHPAGGAVAYPVAAYHPAYPALTKEGVAFHPGAPLALHPAAPVAFHAAAPLLYHVPASAHAQNAGSSSGKGDGGGDGGSSSSHFTFDGLGYNYSY; this is encoded by the exons ATCGCGGTCCTGGCGTGCGCCGTGGCGGTCGCCAGCGCCGGGTTCTACCCCAGCGCCGCCGTCGCACTCACGGCGGCCAgcctgcagcaacagcagcagcagtctcagctgcagcagcagcagcagcagcgcgcacTGGCCGCCGGGGGCGGCGGGGCTGCCTC cgggggcggcggcgcgCCGGGGCAGACGCTGACGTACTACACGGCGGGCCCGGTGACGTACCAGCCCGCGGGCCCGCCGGCGGCCATCGCGTACCACCCGGCGGCGCCGCTGGCTTACGCGGCGCCCGCCGCCGCCGTGGCCGTGCACCCGGCGGGCGGTGCCGTCGCCTACCCCGTGGCCGCCTACCACCCCGCCTACCCCGCGCTCACCAAGGAGGGCGTCGCCTTCCACCCGGGCGCGCCGCTCGCGCTGCACCCCGCGGCGCCCGTCGCCTTCCACGCGGCGGCGCCGCTGCTGTACCACGTGCCCGCCTCCGCGCACGCGCAGAACGCCGGCTCTTCCTCCGGCaagggcgacggcggcggcgacggcggctccTCCTCCTCGCACTTCACCTTCGACGGCCTCGGGTACAACTACTCCTACTAG